The proteins below come from a single Kitasatospora sp. NBC_00315 genomic window:
- a CDS encoding menaquinone biosynthetic enzyme MqnA/MqnD family protein gives MAVQDGSAPATPVRPRVGHIQFLNCVPLYWGLARTGALLDLDLTKDTPEKLSDRLVAGSLDIGPITCVEYLRHADELVVLPDIAVGSDGPVMSCVIVSKVPLAELDGRRVALGSTSRTSVRLARLLLEEREGVRPEYFSCPPDLDAMLARADAAVLIGDPALRASLEQAPRQGLAVHDLGEMWKDWTGLPFVFAVWAARREFVESRPEAVAAVHRAFLESRDLSLAEAGQVAEQAARWEAFDAALLERYFSEALDFSLGERQLAGIAEFARRIGHDSGFAPDVAVRLLEPAATA, from the coding sequence GTGGCTGTGCAGGATGGGAGTGCCCCGGCGACGCCGGTCAGGCCCCGGGTCGGACATATTCAGTTCCTGAACTGCGTACCCCTCTACTGGGGCCTGGCCAGGACCGGAGCGCTGCTCGACCTCGACCTCACCAAGGACACCCCGGAGAAGCTCAGCGACCGCCTGGTGGCCGGTTCGCTCGACATCGGCCCGATCACCTGCGTGGAGTACCTGCGGCACGCGGACGAACTGGTCGTCCTGCCCGACATCGCGGTCGGCAGCGACGGGCCGGTGATGTCCTGCGTGATCGTCAGCAAGGTGCCGCTCGCCGAGCTGGACGGCCGCCGGGTCGCGCTCGGCTCCACCAGCCGCACCTCCGTGCGGCTGGCCCGGCTCCTGCTGGAGGAGCGCGAGGGCGTCCGGCCCGAGTACTTCAGCTGCCCGCCCGACCTGGACGCGATGCTCGCACGGGCCGACGCCGCCGTGCTGATCGGTGACCCCGCGCTGCGGGCCTCGCTGGAGCAGGCCCCCCGCCAGGGCCTGGCCGTGCACGACCTCGGCGAGATGTGGAAGGACTGGACCGGCCTGCCCTTCGTCTTCGCCGTCTGGGCCGCCCGCCGGGAGTTCGTCGAGAGCCGGCCGGAGGCCGTCGCCGCCGTCCACCGGGCGTTCCTGGAGTCGCGTGACCTCTCCCTGGCCGAGGCCGGACAGGTCGCCGAGCAGGCCGCCCGCTGGGAGGCCTTCGACGCCGCCCTGCTGGAGCGGTACTTCAGCGAGGCCCTGGACTTCTCGCTCGGCGAGCGCCAGCTCGCGGGCATCGCCGAGTTCGCCCGCCGGATCGGCCACGACAGCGGCTTCGCCCCCGACGTCGCCGTCCGGCTGCTGGAGCCCGCCGCCACCGCGTAG
- a CDS encoding MFS transporter: MGYLALLRAPHVTRLLLGTLLGRLPAGMTALVVALALREAGAPYSRIGLATAAYAIAAAVGGPVLGRIVDRTGQPRVLLASAVVAGLGYALLALAPGSALAAPLGAAVAGLAMPPLEPCLRALWPAVVDEEQLDTAYAFDSAAQQILYVAGPLAVAGIAAAFSPVAALWTAAGLGLAGALVVATAAPARAWQAPPRAHSAGLLGPLRSPGLVLLLIGLAGAGWTVGAQNVLFIAYAEQRPGLPGGAGTLLALAALGGLTGALAYGAVKWRSSTATRTWVMALGMALSYLPLLLLPGLAAGAGLGQSLAACALALLSGIGLAPLLAAAFVLIAELAPTGTVTEAFAWLITLFASGNALGYAVSGSLVDTSLRAVALCAAGGIGLGGLLLLGARRWFTTAPSAPAAPPVPVG; this comes from the coding sequence ATGGGCTACCTCGCCCTGCTCCGTGCCCCGCACGTCACCCGACTCCTGCTCGGCACCCTGCTGGGCCGCCTCCCGGCCGGCATGACGGCGCTCGTCGTCGCCCTCGCGCTGCGGGAGGCCGGCGCGCCCTACAGCCGGATCGGCCTGGCCACCGCCGCCTACGCGATCGCCGCCGCCGTGGGCGGGCCCGTGCTCGGCCGGATCGTCGACCGCACCGGCCAGCCCCGGGTGCTGCTCGCCTCGGCCGTCGTCGCCGGCCTCGGCTACGCCCTGCTCGCGCTCGCGCCGGGCTCCGCGCTCGCCGCCCCGCTCGGGGCGGCGGTCGCCGGGCTGGCCATGCCCCCGCTCGAACCCTGTCTGCGCGCCCTGTGGCCCGCCGTCGTCGACGAGGAGCAGCTCGACACCGCGTACGCCTTCGACTCCGCCGCGCAGCAGATCCTCTACGTCGCCGGACCGCTCGCCGTCGCCGGCATCGCCGCCGCGTTCAGCCCCGTCGCCGCCCTGTGGACGGCCGCCGGGCTCGGACTCGCCGGCGCCCTGGTGGTCGCCACCGCCGCCCCCGCCCGGGCCTGGCAGGCCCCGCCGCGCGCGCACTCGGCCGGTCTGCTCGGACCGCTGCGCTCCCCCGGCCTGGTCCTGCTGCTCATCGGCCTGGCCGGCGCCGGCTGGACGGTCGGCGCCCAGAACGTGCTGTTCATCGCGTACGCGGAGCAGCGGCCCGGCCTCCCCGGCGGCGCCGGCACCCTGCTCGCCCTGGCCGCCCTCGGCGGCCTGACCGGCGCGCTCGCGTACGGCGCGGTGAAGTGGCGCAGCAGCACCGCCACCCGCACCTGGGTGATGGCCCTCGGGATGGCCCTGTCCTACCTGCCGCTGCTGCTGCTCCCCGGCCTGGCCGCCGGGGCCGGCCTCGGGCAGAGCCTGGCGGCGTGCGCGCTGGCACTGCTCTCCGGCATCGGTCTGGCCCCCCTGCTCGCGGCGGCCTTCGTGCTGATCGCCGAGCTGGCCCCGACCGGCACGGTCACCGAGGCGTTCGCCTGGCTGATCACGCTCTTCGCCAGCGGCAACGCCCTGGGGTACGCGGTCTCGGGCTCGCTGGTCGACACCTCCCTGCGCGCGGTGGCGCTCTGCGCGGCCGGCGGCATCGGGCTCGGCGGACTGCTGCTCCTCGGTGCCCGCCGCTGGTTCACGACGGCGCCCTCGGCGCCCGCCGCACCGCCCGTCCCGGTGGGCTGA
- the mqnC gene encoding cyclic dehypoxanthinyl futalosine synthase produces MSELAAILDASSTDLQAVLDRAAAGGRISPDEALALYRSAPLHALGSAADAVRRRRYAGTEHIATYIIERNINYTNVCVTACKFCAFYVAPKSDKGWSRDLDEILRRCAETVELGGTQIMFQGGHHPDYGVEYYETAFAAIKADFPQLVIHSLGASEVEHMARLSKVSVEEAITRIHKAGLDSFAGAGAELLPERPRKAIAPLKESGERWLEIMETSHKLGVESTSTMLMGTGETNAERIEHLRMIRDVQDRTGGFRAFIPYTYQPQNNHLKGSTQATVFEYLRMIAIARLFLDNVAHIQGSWLTTGKEAGQLSLHYGADDLGSVMLEENVVSAAGAKHRSNLTELIHLIRAADRTPAQRSTTYEHLRVLDDPANDPVDPRVASHIASTAIEGGTAHPELKILSTN; encoded by the coding sequence GTGTCCGAGCTCGCAGCGATCCTCGACGCGTCCAGCACCGACCTGCAGGCCGTCCTCGACCGGGCGGCCGCCGGCGGCAGGATCAGCCCCGACGAGGCCCTGGCGCTGTACCGCTCCGCGCCGCTGCACGCGCTCGGCTCGGCGGCCGACGCCGTGCGCCGCCGCCGCTACGCCGGTACCGAGCACATCGCGACGTACATCATCGAGCGGAACATCAACTACACCAACGTCTGTGTGACGGCGTGCAAGTTCTGCGCCTTCTACGTGGCGCCCAAGAGCGACAAGGGCTGGTCCCGCGACCTCGACGAGATCCTGCGCCGCTGCGCGGAGACGGTCGAGCTGGGCGGCACCCAGATCATGTTCCAGGGCGGCCACCACCCGGACTACGGCGTCGAGTACTACGAGACGGCGTTCGCCGCCATCAAGGCCGACTTCCCGCAGCTGGTGATCCACTCGCTCGGTGCCTCCGAGGTCGAGCACATGGCCCGACTGTCGAAGGTCTCCGTCGAGGAGGCCATCACCCGCATCCACAAGGCCGGTCTGGACTCCTTCGCCGGCGCCGGCGCCGAGCTGCTGCCCGAGCGGCCGCGCAAGGCGATCGCCCCGCTCAAGGAGTCGGGCGAGCGCTGGCTGGAGATCATGGAGACCTCCCACAAGCTGGGTGTCGAGTCGACCTCCACCATGCTGATGGGCACCGGCGAGACCAACGCCGAGCGGATCGAGCACCTGCGGATGATCCGCGACGTGCAGGACCGCACCGGCGGCTTCCGCGCCTTCATCCCGTACACCTACCAGCCGCAGAACAACCACCTCAAGGGTTCCACCCAGGCCACCGTCTTCGAGTACCTGCGGATGATCGCGATCGCCCGGCTCTTCCTCGACAACGTGGCTCACATCCAGGGCTCCTGGCTGACCACCGGCAAGGAGGCCGGCCAGCTGTCGCTGCACTACGGCGCCGACGACCTCGGCTCGGTCATGCTGGAGGAGAACGTCGTCTCGGCGGCGGGGGCCAAGCACCGCTCCAACCTCACCGAGCTGATCCACCTGATCCGGGCTGCCGACCGCACCCCCGCGCAGCGCTCCACCACGTACGAGCACCTGCGGGTGCTGGACGACCCGGCCAACGACCCGGTCGACCCGCGGGTCGCCTCGCACATCGCGTCCACCGCGATCGAGGGCGGGACCGCGCACCCCGAGCTGAAGATCCTCTCCACCAACTGA
- a CDS encoding protein kinase, which produces MEPLGSGDPVRVGEYRLLRRLGAGGMGRVYLGRTAGGRTVAVKVVRGELAEDAEFRARFRQEVAAARLVGGEWTAPVLDADTESEHPWVATGYVAGPALGAAVRDFGPLPPAAVRAMGAGLADALAHVHAQGLVHRDVKPSNVLLTLDGPRLIDFGIARALDAATALTRSGFVVGSPGYMSPEQAQGAAAGPASDVFSLGAVLAYAATGAAPFGEGLSAAVLLYRVVHEEPELSGLETGLRGVVRDCLAKDPAVRPHPAVLRDRLAAAGTAGAGTVRLGPGGGWLPPALAAAVGRSAVELLDLDLDVEPAPAVPGLAVAGPTPVAGPTPVAGPTPASGSTLASGPTPARYRSGLRVPGAVPAHEAPTGGAPVALPGGAPTDASPAVAAAAAAAAARPPGRRLRTVLLLALTAVGVGGFSFGSWWLHRFDDQGSTTITTTTSTTSSSSTSSTTVSSDSTSSTTWYPVQPGRPGAGATPVTGPNAVPAAFLGVWSGQMTSTHSGAPAGTTTLTVRPAALGAETTTSVNGLTGILTVTCEGAWTLGSAAEGRLVFSSRLLRATPEGVCTDGSAEETLTLQPDGTIRFTSADPGAGNPEGVLRKVG; this is translated from the coding sequence ATGGAACCACTGGGGTCCGGGGATCCGGTGCGGGTGGGGGAGTACCGACTCCTGCGCCGGCTCGGTGCGGGCGGTATGGGCCGGGTCTACCTCGGGCGCACGGCGGGCGGCCGGACGGTCGCCGTCAAGGTGGTGCGTGGCGAACTGGCCGAGGACGCGGAGTTCCGCGCCAGGTTCCGCCAGGAGGTCGCGGCGGCCCGGCTGGTCGGCGGTGAGTGGACGGCGCCGGTCCTGGACGCCGACACCGAGAGCGAGCACCCGTGGGTCGCGACCGGCTACGTGGCGGGGCCGGCTCTCGGCGCAGCCGTCCGGGACTTCGGACCGCTGCCCCCGGCGGCCGTCCGGGCGATGGGCGCCGGTCTGGCCGACGCCCTGGCCCACGTGCACGCCCAGGGGCTGGTGCACCGCGACGTCAAACCGTCGAACGTGCTGCTCACGCTGGACGGGCCGCGCCTGATCGACTTCGGCATCGCCCGGGCGCTGGACGCCGCGACCGCGCTCACCCGCTCCGGCTTCGTGGTCGGCTCGCCCGGCTACATGTCGCCCGAGCAGGCGCAGGGGGCCGCCGCCGGGCCGGCCAGCGACGTTTTCTCGCTCGGCGCCGTGCTCGCGTACGCGGCCACCGGCGCGGCCCCGTTCGGCGAGGGGCTGAGCGCCGCGGTGCTGCTCTACCGGGTGGTGCACGAGGAGCCCGAACTCTCCGGGCTGGAGACCGGCCTGCGCGGCGTCGTCCGGGACTGCCTGGCCAAGGACCCGGCGGTCCGCCCGCACCCCGCCGTCCTGCGCGACCGGCTGGCCGCGGCCGGGACCGCCGGGGCCGGGACCGTCCGGCTGGGGCCGGGAGGCGGCTGGCTGCCGCCCGCGCTGGCGGCGGCGGTCGGCCGCAGCGCGGTGGAACTGCTGGACCTCGACCTGGACGTGGAGCCGGCGCCCGCCGTTCCCGGCCTGGCTGTCGCCGGCCCCACGCCTGTCGCCGGCCCCACGCCTGTCGCCGGTCCCACGCCTGCCTCCGGCTCCACCCTTGCCTCCGGTCCCACGCCGGCCCGGTACCGGAGCGGCCTTCGTGTGCCCGGAGCCGTCCCGGCACACGAGGCACCCACGGGCGGGGCCCCGGTCGCGCTGCCGGGCGGGGCGCCGACCGACGCGTCCCCGGCCGTGGCGGCGGCGGCAGCGGCAGCGGCGGCGCGACCGCCCGGGCGCCGGCTCAGGACGGTGCTGTTGCTCGCGCTGACCGCCGTCGGAGTGGGCGGGTTCTCGTTCGGCAGCTGGTGGCTGCACCGGTTCGACGATCAGGGTTCGACCACCATCACGACCACCACGAGCACGACCTCCTCCTCCAGCACCTCCTCCACCACCGTCTCCTCGGACAGCACCTCGTCCACCACCTGGTACCCCGTCCAGCCGGGGCGCCCGGGCGCCGGCGCCACTCCCGTGACCGGGCCGAACGCCGTCCCGGCCGCCTTCCTCGGGGTCTGGAGCGGCCAGATGACCTCCACGCACAGCGGCGCGCCGGCCGGGACCACCACCCTCACCGTCCGTCCGGCCGCGCTCGGCGCGGAGACCACCACCAGCGTCAACGGCCTCACCGGCATCCTGACGGTCACCTGTGAGGGGGCCTGGACGCTCGGCTCGGCCGCCGAGGGGAGGCTCGTCTTCTCCTCGCGGCTGCTGCGCGCCACTCCCGAGGGCGTCTGCACCGACGGCTCCGCCGAGGAGACGCTCACCCTCCAGCCGGACGGCACGATCCGATTCACCTCGGCCGACCCCGGCGCGGGCAATCCCGAGGGCGTCCTGCGCAAGGTTGGCTGA
- a CDS encoding LacI family DNA-binding transcriptional regulator — translation MPPAESSAGGRSVPLTPPAPVRRPTGRDVARVAGVSQATVSLVFSGSEAGHRVSEATRQRVREAARGLGYRPQAAGRQLRLGRSGMILLAVPNILGPFFGRVLSGVHEEAGRHGLAVVVSSGWGSATLAEAATTSRFDGLLICSPDDSQLGELPADTPVVLLDADPGTDRARPTVELDVAGGMRAAVAHLAALGHRRIGHLRSTHSAYTFRVRQAAFEQAARELGLEVTEIGVTLNEGQAAARTAAHELLSGPARPRAVICDDDVVASGVYQAAAELGLRIPSDVSVVGIDNIPVAGLLAPPLTTVDLPGEELGRVGLAALAGLLRGEPVGPVGPAAGLATSLVLRASTTAAT, via the coding sequence GTGCCACCCGCCGAGAGCTCCGCGGGCGGCCGCTCCGTACCGCTCACCCCGCCCGCCCCCGTCCGGCGCCCCACCGGCCGCGACGTGGCCCGGGTGGCCGGTGTCTCGCAGGCCACGGTCTCCCTGGTGTTCTCCGGTTCGGAGGCCGGCCACCGGGTGTCCGAGGCGACCCGGCAGCGGGTGCGCGAGGCGGCCCGGGGCCTCGGCTACCGGCCCCAGGCGGCCGGGCGTCAACTACGGCTCGGCCGCAGCGGGATGATCCTGCTGGCCGTCCCCAACATCCTCGGCCCGTTCTTCGGCCGGGTGCTCTCGGGTGTGCACGAGGAGGCCGGTCGGCACGGTCTCGCCGTGGTGGTCAGCTCCGGCTGGGGCAGCGCGACGCTGGCCGAGGCCGCGACCACCAGCCGGTTCGACGGCCTGCTGATCTGCTCGCCGGACGACAGCCAGCTCGGCGAACTGCCGGCCGACACCCCGGTGGTCCTCCTGGACGCCGACCCCGGCACCGACCGGGCCCGCCCGACCGTCGAACTCGACGTCGCGGGCGGCATGCGCGCCGCCGTGGCCCACCTGGCCGCGCTCGGCCACCGCCGGATCGGCCACCTGCGCTCGACCCACAGCGCGTACACCTTCCGGGTCCGCCAGGCGGCCTTCGAGCAGGCCGCCCGCGAGCTGGGTCTGGAGGTCACGGAGATCGGCGTCACGCTCAACGAGGGCCAGGCCGCCGCCCGCACCGCCGCCCACGAGCTGCTCAGCGGCCCGGCCCGGCCGCGGGCGGTGATCTGCGACGACGACGTGGTGGCCTCGGGCGTCTACCAGGCGGCCGCCGAACTGGGACTGCGGATCCCCTCCGACGTCTCGGTGGTCGGCATCGACAACATCCCGGTGGCCGGTCTGCTCGCCCCGCCGCTCACCACGGTCGACCTGCCCGGCGAGGAGCTGGGCCGGGTCGGCCTGGCCGCCCTGGCCGGCCTGCTGCGCGGCGAACCGGTCGGCCCGGTCGGCCCGGCCGCCGGGCTCGCCACCTCGCTGGTGCTGCGCGCGTCCACCACGGCCGCGACCTGA
- a CDS encoding MFS transporter, producing MTEPTTRHALAATPPPPPASAPAPRPARRARPHYAWVVAGVALLVLVGSAGFRSTPGLMMDALNSEFGWSHATIASAVSVNLTLYGLTAPFAAALMDRFGIRLVVVSALLTISVGAGLTILMTQSWQLILCWGVLVGLGSGSMAGAFATTVSGRWFQARQGLVTGVLTAGGAAGNLVFMPLLATLVERHGWRSAVVVVSLAATVVAVPVLLLMRERPADLGILPYGATEAPPAPVTDGSALARSLRVLREAGRSKAFWLLAGSFAICGATTAGLVGTHFIPAAHDHGMPVTTAASLLALVGVFDVAGTIASGWFTDRFDSRKLLIVYYALRGISLAFLPQLFAGSLKPPILAFVIFYGLDWVATVPPTVALCRQYFGADAPIVFGWVLAAHQIGAAAVAGLAGLSRDAFGNYDLTWYGAGGLCALAVLLCVALRRRPVAPLAPAGPVAVPA from the coding sequence GTGACCGAACCGACCACGCGGCACGCGCTCGCCGCCACGCCCCCGCCCCCGCCCGCCTCCGCTCCCGCGCCCCGACCCGCCCGGCGCGCCCGCCCGCACTACGCCTGGGTGGTCGCGGGCGTCGCGCTGCTCGTCCTGGTCGGTTCGGCCGGGTTCCGCTCCACCCCCGGCCTGATGATGGACGCGCTGAACAGTGAGTTCGGCTGGTCCCACGCGACGATCGCGAGCGCGGTCTCCGTCAACCTCACCCTGTACGGCCTGACCGCGCCGTTCGCCGCCGCGCTGATGGACCGCTTCGGGATCCGGCTGGTGGTGGTCAGCGCCCTGCTGACGATCTCGGTGGGCGCCGGCCTGACCATCCTGATGACGCAGAGCTGGCAGCTGATCCTCTGCTGGGGCGTCCTGGTCGGGCTCGGCAGCGGCTCGATGGCCGGCGCCTTCGCCACCACCGTCTCCGGCCGCTGGTTCCAGGCCAGGCAGGGCCTGGTGACCGGGGTGCTGACGGCCGGCGGAGCGGCGGGCAACCTGGTCTTCATGCCGCTGCTGGCCACCCTGGTGGAGCGGCACGGCTGGCGGTCGGCGGTGGTGGTGGTCTCCCTGGCGGCCACCGTGGTGGCCGTCCCGGTGCTGCTGCTGATGCGCGAGCGCCCGGCCGATCTCGGAATCCTCCCGTACGGGGCCACCGAGGCCCCGCCGGCCCCGGTGACGGACGGCAGCGCGCTGGCCCGATCCCTGCGGGTGCTGCGCGAGGCCGGCCGCAGCAAGGCGTTCTGGCTGCTGGCCGGTTCCTTCGCGATCTGCGGCGCCACCACGGCGGGCCTGGTCGGCACCCACTTCATCCCGGCCGCGCACGACCACGGCATGCCGGTCACCACGGCGGCGAGCCTGTTGGCGCTGGTCGGGGTCTTCGACGTGGCGGGCACCATCGCCAGCGGCTGGTTCACCGACCGCTTCGACTCCCGCAAGCTGCTGATCGTCTACTACGCGCTGCGCGGGATCTCGCTGGCCTTCCTGCCCCAGTTGTTCGCCGGCTCGCTGAAGCCGCCGATCCTGGCCTTCGTGATCTTCTACGGCCTGGACTGGGTGGCCACCGTGCCGCCGACCGTCGCGCTCTGCCGCCAGTACTTCGGGGCCGACGCGCCGATCGTGTTCGGCTGGGTGCTCGCCGCCCACCAGATCGGAGCGGCCGCCGTGGCCGGACTGGCGGGCCTGTCCCGGGACGCCTTCGGCAACTACGACCTGACCTGGTACGGGGCCGGCGGGCTCTGCGCGCTGGCCGTCCTGCTCTGCGTGGCCCTGCGCCGCCGACCGGTCGCGCCCCTCGCCCCGGCCGGGCCCGTCGCGGTGCCCGCCTGA
- a CDS encoding DUF4229 domain-containing protein gives MSSKSPSSTQPTSTPQADPAGADARPGGPRPAGTAHATLRYTSMRATIFLACLLLALLLGHFGIIPVTGTTGYIFLVGLAALVSAPLSYVLLSKQRDQMSAQIVEKVSGRRSRTADRIAAQNAEEDAADDAARAASAAAAVPAPAASAPASAQQN, from the coding sequence GTGAGCAGCAAGTCGCCGAGCAGCACGCAGCCGACCAGCACGCCGCAGGCCGACCCCGCAGGGGCCGACGCACGGCCGGGCGGCCCGCGCCCGGCCGGCACGGCCCACGCCACGCTCCGCTACACCTCGATGCGGGCCACCATCTTCCTGGCCTGCCTGCTGCTCGCCCTGCTGCTGGGGCACTTCGGGATCATCCCGGTGACCGGGACGACCGGGTACATCTTCCTGGTCGGCCTGGCGGCCCTGGTCTCGGCGCCGCTCAGCTACGTCCTGCTCAGCAAGCAGCGCGACCAGATGTCGGCGCAGATCGTCGAGAAGGTCTCCGGCCGGCGCAGCCGTACCGCGGACCGGATCGCCGCCCAGAACGCCGAGGAGGACGCCGCCGACGACGCGGCCCGCGCGGCCTCCGCGGCAGCGGCCGTCCCGGCCCCCGCCGCGTCCGCGCCCGCGTCCGCCCAGCAGAACTGA
- a CDS encoding cold-shock protein, with translation MAQGTVKWFNAEKGFGFIAQEGGGPDVFVHYSAINANGFRSLEENQAVSFDVTQGPKGPQAENVTAI, from the coding sequence ATGGCTCAGGGAACCGTCAAGTGGTTCAACGCTGAGAAGGGCTTCGGCTTCATCGCCCAGGAGGGCGGCGGCCCCGACGTCTTCGTCCACTACTCCGCCATCAACGCGAACGGTTTCCGCTCGCTGGAGGAGAACCAGGCGGTCAGCTTCGACGTCACTCAGGGCCCGAAGGGCCCGCAGGCGGAGAACGTCACCGCTATCTGA
- a CDS encoding dicarboxylate/amino acid:cation symporter — protein MSAAPEATTSPSLLARVRKTPFWVQIVAGLVLGVLLGYIARAADVSWLATTLSTIGKTFVQLLKLAVPPLVFTAIVVSVANLRNVTNAARLAGRTLLWFLITSLIAVAIGLGLGLLTDPGQGTNLSTEGLKAPKGGGTWVDFLTGIVPTNIVASFSEVNVLQIVFLAVVVGAAIIKVGERAAPVLKLSETVLELTQTALWWVIRLSPLGTLGLIGKSVATYGWDLLKPFATLTADVYVGCALVLFVVYSLLLKFVGGLNPLNFFKGAWPAIQLAFVSRSSVGTLPVTRRVTERLGVPSEYASFAVPFGATTKMDGCAAIYPSLAAIFVAQVYNIDLGIRDYLLIAFVSVIGSAATAGLTGAIVMLTLTLSTLGLPLEGVGLLLAIDPILDMMRTATNVAGQAVVPILVAAREKTLDLVAYNNPTGDLYNETPVASVPAQSGEKVPAAV, from the coding sequence ATGTCCGCAGCACCCGAGGCGACCACGTCGCCCTCCCTGCTCGCCCGAGTCCGGAAGACCCCGTTCTGGGTCCAGATCGTCGCCGGTCTCGTCCTCGGCGTCCTCCTCGGCTACATCGCCCGGGCCGCCGACGTCTCCTGGCTGGCCACCACGCTGTCGACCATCGGCAAGACCTTCGTCCAGCTGCTCAAGCTGGCCGTGCCGCCGCTCGTCTTCACCGCGATCGTGGTCTCGGTCGCCAACCTCCGCAACGTCACCAACGCCGCCCGGCTGGCCGGCCGCACGCTGCTCTGGTTCCTGATCACCTCGCTGATCGCGGTCGCCATCGGCCTCGGCCTGGGCCTGCTGACCGACCCGGGCCAGGGCACCAACCTCTCCACCGAGGGCCTCAAGGCGCCCAAGGGCGGCGGCACCTGGGTCGACTTCCTGACCGGCATCGTGCCGACCAACATCGTCGCCTCGTTCAGCGAGGTCAACGTGCTGCAGATCGTCTTCCTGGCGGTCGTGGTCGGCGCCGCGATCATCAAGGTCGGCGAGCGGGCCGCGCCCGTTCTGAAGCTCAGCGAGACCGTCCTGGAGCTGACCCAGACCGCCCTGTGGTGGGTCATCCGGCTCTCCCCGCTCGGCACCCTCGGCCTGATCGGCAAGTCCGTCGCCACCTACGGCTGGGACCTGCTCAAGCCGTTCGCGACCCTGACCGCGGACGTCTACGTCGGCTGCGCCCTGGTGCTCTTCGTGGTCTACTCGCTGCTCCTGAAGTTCGTCGGCGGCCTCAACCCGCTGAACTTCTTCAAGGGCGCCTGGCCCGCGATCCAGCTGGCCTTCGTCTCCCGCTCCTCGGTCGGCACCCTGCCCGTCACCCGCCGCGTCACCGAGCGCCTCGGGGTGCCGAGCGAGTACGCCAGCTTCGCCGTCCCGTTCGGGGCGACCACCAAGATGGACGGCTGCGCCGCGATCTACCCCTCGCTGGCCGCGATCTTCGTCGCGCAGGTCTACAACATCGACCTCGGCATCCGTGACTACCTGCTGATCGCCTTCGTCTCGGTGATCGGCTCCGCGGCCACGGCCGGTCTCACCGGTGCCATCGTGATGCTGACCCTGACCCTCTCCACCCTGGGCCTGCCCCTGGAGGGCGTCGGCCTGCTGCTCGCCATCGACCCGATCCTCGACATGATGCGCACCGCCACCAACGTGGCCGGGCAGGCGGTCGTGCCGATCCTGGTCGCGGCCCGCGAGAAGACGCTCGACCTGGTCGCCTACAACAACCCGACCGGCGACCTGTACAACGAGACCCCGGTGGCCTCCGTCCCGGCCCAGTCGGGCGAGAAGGTGCCGGCCGCCGTCTGA
- a CDS encoding GNAT family N-acetyltransferase, translated as MTLLFAIDPEPTPGLRAEIVQLWADVTNAGGAVGFVPPVTADDVWVTAEKQFAGVGPAGPDRLLVARDGESGRLAGVLFFESMRFALMDHWRLLKRVMVHPDFQGRGYGVELMAEAARVAREAGLAGLRLTARGGLGLERFYERCGYTEVGRVPGAIRVAPGDDRDDITLWIDLR; from the coding sequence ATGACGCTGCTCTTCGCCATCGACCCCGAACCCACCCCCGGCCTGCGGGCCGAGATCGTCCAGCTCTGGGCGGACGTCACCAACGCCGGGGGCGCCGTCGGCTTCGTCCCGCCGGTCACGGCCGACGACGTGTGGGTCACCGCGGAGAAGCAGTTCGCGGGGGTCGGGCCCGCCGGGCCGGACCGCCTGCTGGTCGCCCGTGACGGCGAGAGCGGCCGGCTCGCGGGCGTGCTCTTCTTCGAGTCCATGCGGTTCGCGCTGATGGACCACTGGCGGCTGCTCAAGCGGGTCATGGTGCACCCCGACTTCCAGGGCCGGGGCTACGGCGTCGAGCTGATGGCCGAGGCGGCCCGGGTCGCCCGGGAGGCGGGCCTGGCCGGGCTGCGGCTGACCGCCCGGGGCGGCCTCGGGCTGGAGCGCTTCTACGAGCGGTGCGGTTACACCGAGGTGGGCCGCGTCCCCGGGGCGATCCGGGTCGCCCCGGGCGACGACCGCGACGACATCACCCTCTGGATCGACCTGCGCTGA